A window of the Cannabis sativa cultivar Pink pepper isolate KNU-18-1 chromosome X, ASM2916894v1, whole genome shotgun sequence genome harbors these coding sequences:
- the LOC115697940 gene encoding uncharacterized protein LOC115697940 isoform X1 has product MQIYRYIPSWVSDILACMGGCFGCFTKPSLIIAVDEPSKGLTIQGKAATKASFSEDIWSSSTIEMDNSGFHSQRSISLGTSNHVSDPHATSSSPREFVNHGLTLWHQTRQQWLGNKKSQIRTQSPEPRISWNASYESLLGTSKPFPKPIPLSEMIDFLVDLWEQEGLYD; this is encoded by the exons ATGCAAATCTATAGATATATTCCTTCCTGGGTCTCTGACATTCTCGCATGCATGGG AGGCTGTTTTGGATGCTTTACCAAACCTTCACTAATTATCGCGGTGGATGAGCCATCGAAGGGACTGACAATTCAAGGTAAAGCGGCAACAAAAGCTAGTTTTTCCGAGGATATTTGGAGCTCTAGCACTATAGAAATGGACAATAGCGGCTTCCACTCCCAGAGAAGTATCTCATTGGGCACTTCAAACCATGTTTCTGATCCTCATGCTACTTCGAGCAGTCCTCGCGAATTCGTAAACCATG GTCTCACTCTCTGGCATCAGACAAGGCAGCAATGGCTTGGAAACAAAAAGTCTCAGATAAGGACACAAAGCCCAGAGCCCAGGATAAG TTGGAATGCCTCTTATGAGAGTCTACTTGGAACAAGCAAGCCTTTTCCAAAACCAATACCTCTTTCT GAAATGATAGACTTCCTAGTTGATTTATGGGAGCAAGAGGGTTTGTATGACTGA
- the LOC115697940 gene encoding uncharacterized protein LOC115697940 isoform X2 — MHGSRGCFGCFTKPSLIIAVDEPSKGLTIQGKAATKASFSEDIWSSSTIEMDNSGFHSQRSISLGTSNHVSDPHATSSSPREFVNHGLTLWHQTRQQWLGNKKSQIRTQSPEPRISWNASYESLLGTSKPFPKPIPLSEMIDFLVDLWEQEGLYD, encoded by the exons ATGCATGGG AGCAGAGGCTGTTTTGGATGCTTTACCAAACCTTCACTAATTATCGCGGTGGATGAGCCATCGAAGGGACTGACAATTCAAGGTAAAGCGGCAACAAAAGCTAGTTTTTCCGAGGATATTTGGAGCTCTAGCACTATAGAAATGGACAATAGCGGCTTCCACTCCCAGAGAAGTATCTCATTGGGCACTTCAAACCATGTTTCTGATCCTCATGCTACTTCGAGCAGTCCTCGCGAATTCGTAAACCATG GTCTCACTCTCTGGCATCAGACAAGGCAGCAATGGCTTGGAAACAAAAAGTCTCAGATAAGGACACAAAGCCCAGAGCCCAGGATAAG TTGGAATGCCTCTTATGAGAGTCTACTTGGAACAAGCAAGCCTTTTCCAAAACCAATACCTCTTTCT GAAATGATAGACTTCCTAGTTGATTTATGGGAGCAAGAGGGTTTGTATGACTGA